In Luteitalea sp. TBR-22, one genomic interval encodes:
- a CDS encoding MarR family winged helix-turn-helix transcriptional regulator, which yields MQTDLQAELKQTRPFRSPIEEAFVGLQRTAAVLEHALETALKPSGITSTQYNVLRILRGAGEQGLCRTEVGERMVRRVPDVTRLLDRLEEAGYIGRTRGGDDRRYVTTRITPAGLAALADLDTIVGNFLGRYAGVLDADQLQALIGALTALRRATDDA from the coding sequence ATGCAGACCGACCTGCAGGCGGAACTCAAGCAGACTCGCCCCTTCCGATCCCCCATCGAGGAAGCCTTCGTGGGCCTCCAGCGCACCGCGGCCGTGCTGGAGCACGCGCTGGAGACGGCGCTCAAGCCCTCGGGCATCACCAGCACCCAGTACAACGTGCTGCGGATCCTGCGCGGTGCCGGCGAACAGGGCCTGTGCCGGACCGAGGTCGGCGAGCGCATGGTGCGCCGTGTTCCGGACGTGACCCGCCTGCTGGACCGACTCGAGGAAGCCGGCTACATCGGCCGCACTCGCGGCGGCGACGACCGCCGCTACGTGACCACGCGCATCACCCCCGCAGGCCTCGCTGCCCTCGCGGACCTCGACACCATCGTCGGCAACTTCCTCGGCCGGTACGCCGGGGTGCTCGATGCCGACCAGTTGCAGGCACTCATCGGCGCGCTCACCGCGCTGCGCCGCGCCACCGACGACGCCTGA
- a CDS encoding YaeQ family protein has product MALTATVYTIDLDITDHDRGVYDSLALRVARHPSESDEYLVTRVLAYALEYVEGLAFSSGGLSSPEEPALAVRDLTGALRTWIEVGWPDADRLHKAAKAAARVVVYPHKDPAQWLRRLAGAAIHRGAAIEVRSIDLALIEALVARLDRRTAWSVAVSGQEVFVSVGEATLSGGMSVTTLR; this is encoded by the coding sequence GTGGCGCTCACCGCAACCGTCTACACGATCGACCTCGACATCACCGACCACGACCGCGGTGTGTACGACTCGCTGGCCCTGCGGGTGGCCCGCCATCCTTCGGAATCGGACGAGTACCTGGTGACGCGCGTCCTGGCGTACGCGCTCGAGTACGTCGAGGGCCTGGCGTTCTCGTCCGGCGGGCTGTCGTCGCCCGAGGAGCCGGCCCTGGCGGTCCGAGACCTCACCGGCGCCCTTCGCACCTGGATCGAGGTCGGCTGGCCCGACGCCGACCGCTTGCACAAGGCGGCCAAGGCCGCGGCGCGCGTCGTCGTGTACCCCCACAAGGATCCGGCGCAGTGGCTGCGCCGGCTCGCGGGGGCGGCGATTCATCGGGGGGCGGCGATCGAGGTGCGCAGCATCGACCTGGCGTTGATCGAGGCGCTGGTGGCGCGGCTCGACCGGCGTACGGCCTGGAGCGTCGCTGTGTCCGGGCAGGAGGTGTTCGTGTCGGTGGGGGAGGCGACGCTGTCGGGAGGGATGTCGGTGACCACCCTCCGATAG
- a CDS encoding ABC transporter ATP-binding protein, protein MSLVIEVASLRKAYGKVRAVEDVSFDVHAGEIFGLIGPNGAGKTTTLECVEGLRRPDAGRIRVLARDPAREARALHPRIGVQLQEAHLQKRITVREAVTLWSRLYAHTVDPELLLQQLGLQDKRDSWFMTLSGGQKQRLFIALALIHDPEVVFLDELTTGLDPQARRAIWDLVRGIRSRGKTVVLTTHLMEEAERLCDRVAIIDHGRIIDVGAPADLVRRHCPEQAVRITTDDHRMPALLAACRSVTRVEPVAGGCTAHGASSDFLDDVLACLSTNGVHVVALQSQVATLEDVFLRLTGHSIRD, encoded by the coding sequence GTGTCGCTCGTCATCGAAGTCGCGTCCTTGCGCAAGGCGTACGGAAAGGTCCGGGCCGTGGAGGACGTGTCGTTCGACGTCCACGCCGGCGAGATCTTCGGCCTGATCGGGCCCAACGGCGCGGGCAAGACGACCACGCTCGAGTGCGTCGAGGGCCTGCGCCGCCCCGATGCCGGGCGTATCCGCGTGCTGGCGCGCGATCCGGCGCGCGAAGCCCGCGCACTGCACCCGCGGATCGGCGTGCAACTGCAGGAGGCTCACCTGCAGAAGCGCATCACGGTGCGTGAGGCCGTCACGCTCTGGAGCCGCCTGTACGCGCACACGGTCGATCCGGAGTTGCTCCTGCAGCAGTTGGGGCTGCAGGACAAGCGCGACAGCTGGTTCATGACGCTGTCGGGCGGACAGAAGCAGCGGCTGTTCATCGCGCTCGCGCTCATCCACGATCCCGAGGTCGTGTTCCTCGACGAGCTGACGACCGGACTCGACCCCCAGGCCCGGCGCGCCATCTGGGACCTGGTGCGAGGCATCAGGTCACGTGGCAAGACGGTGGTGCTCACCACCCACCTGATGGAAGAGGCCGAGCGCCTCTGCGACCGGGTGGCCATCATCGACCACGGGCGGATCATCGACGTCGGGGCGCCCGCCGATCTCGTGCGCCGCCACTGCCCCGAACAGGCCGTCAGGATCACGACCGACGACCACCGGATGCCTGCGCTGCTGGCCGCCTGCCGCTCGGTCACGCGCGTCGAGCCGGTGGCCGGCGGCTGCACCGCGCACGGCGCCTCATCGGACTTCCTCGATGACGTGCTGGCGTGCCTGTCGACCAACGGCGTGCACGTCGTGGCGCTCCAGTCACAGGTCGCCACCCTCGAGGACGTCTTCCTCCGACTCACCGGTCACTCCATTCGAGACTGA
- a CDS encoding DUF1624 domain-containing protein, with translation MSSASSSRLAALDALRGLVIVLMAIDHARDFFHAGAMTGVPTDLATTTPLLFATRWITHLCAPVFAWAAGAGAWLRLQRPGQSPGALARYLVWRGLGLIVLEVTVMRVAMTFSLSPTWPVLLLVLWMLGVSMMALAALQYLPLRLLLWGSLAVIALHHLADGIRPEALGAWAGLWRVLHVPGVITPGGVVAVVGYPLVPWVAVMAAGFAMAPIFTWAPEVRRRWLLAGGLIGVLGFVVLRTLNVYGDPSPWARQPSAVMTLVSFLNTTKYPPSLAFLLMTLGPAAWLLAWLDRRALRPSHPFLVFGRVPLFFYVTHFFLLHALAVAAAWWTYGGAAWSFAWMPLPSMGGPAAAFPPGFGYALPITYVAWAAVVGLLYPACRWWGRRDVPRTRG, from the coding sequence TTGTCTTCCGCATCCTCCTCGCGACTCGCCGCCCTCGACGCCCTGCGCGGCCTGGTCATCGTGCTGATGGCGATCGACCACGCCCGCGACTTCTTCCACGCGGGCGCGATGACCGGCGTGCCCACCGACCTTGCCACGACCACGCCGCTGCTGTTCGCCACGCGCTGGATCACCCATCTGTGCGCGCCGGTGTTTGCCTGGGCTGCAGGGGCCGGTGCGTGGCTCCGCCTGCAGCGTCCCGGTCAGTCGCCGGGCGCGCTCGCACGCTACCTGGTCTGGCGGGGCCTCGGCCTGATCGTCCTCGAGGTCACCGTGATGCGCGTAGCGATGACGTTCTCGTTGTCGCCGACCTGGCCGGTCCTGCTGCTGGTACTGTGGATGCTCGGGGTGTCGATGATGGCGCTCGCCGCCCTGCAGTACCTGCCGTTGCGCCTGCTGCTGTGGGGGAGCCTGGCAGTGATCGCGCTGCACCACCTCGCCGACGGCATCCGCCCGGAAGCGCTCGGGGCGTGGGCCGGTCTGTGGCGCGTGCTGCACGTGCCGGGCGTCATCACGCCAGGTGGCGTGGTGGCCGTGGTCGGCTACCCGCTGGTGCCGTGGGTGGCCGTGATGGCGGCCGGGTTCGCGATGGCGCCGATTTTCACCTGGGCGCCCGAGGTCAGGCGGCGGTGGCTGCTGGCCGGTGGCCTGATCGGCGTGCTGGGCTTCGTGGTGCTCCGGACCCTGAACGTGTACGGCGATCCGTCGCCCTGGGCGCGGCAGCCGTCGGCGGTGATGACCCTCGTGTCGTTCCTGAACACGACGAAGTACCCGCCGTCGCTGGCGTTCCTGCTGATGACGCTGGGGCCGGCGGCGTGGCTGCTGGCCTGGCTCGACCGCCGCGCGCTACGGCCGTCCCACCCGTTCCTGGTCTTCGGGCGGGTGCCGCTGTTCTTCTACGTCACGCACTTCTTCCTGCTGCACGCGCTCGCGGTGGCGGCGGCGTGGTGGACCTACGGAGGCGCGGCCTGGTCGTTCGCCTGGATGCCACTGCCGTCGATGGGCGGCCCTGCGGCCGCCTTTCCGCCGGGGTTCGGCTACGCGCTTCCGATCACGTACGTCGCCTGGGCCGCCGTGGTGGGGCTGCTGTATCCGGCATGCCGCTGGTGGGGACGCCGGGACGTGCCGCGGACGCGGGGCTGA
- a CDS encoding YceI family protein — protein sequence MTTATDTTTLATYAVDAAHSEAAFTVRHLITKVRGRFAEFEGTIHFDAADPTRSDVAFTIKAASIDTNQKDRDAHLRSADFFEVEKYPTITFRSTRIEAAGGEAYAVTGDFTIRDVTRSITLPVTFLGKAKDPWGNERIAFEAEYTVNRKDYGLMWNAALETGGFLVGDEVKISLSVQAVPAQQ from the coding sequence ATGACCACCGCCACCGACACCACCACGCTCGCCACCTACGCCGTCGACGCCGCGCACTCGGAGGCGGCCTTCACGGTCCGCCACCTCATCACCAAGGTGCGGGGCCGCTTCGCCGAGTTCGAGGGAACGATCCACTTCGATGCCGCCGACCCGACGCGGTCCGACGTGGCCTTCACGATCAAGGCCGCGAGCATCGACACCAACCAGAAGGACCGCGACGCGCACCTGCGCTCGGCCGACTTCTTCGAGGTCGAGAAGTACCCGACGATCACGTTCCGCAGCACGAGGATCGAGGCCGCTGGCGGCGAGGCCTACGCGGTGACCGGCGACTTCACCATCCGGGACGTCACGCGCAGCATCACGCTGCCGGTGACCTTCCTCGGCAAGGCCAAGGACCCGTGGGGCAACGAGCGCATCGCGTTCGAGGCCGAGTACACGGTCAACCGCAAGGATTACGGCCTGATGTGGAACGCCGCGCTCGAGACGGGCGGCTTCCTGGTGGGTGACGAGGTGAAGATCTCCCTGTCGGTGCAGGCCGTGCCCGCCCAGCAGTAA
- a CDS encoding CHASE3 domain-containing protein — protein MIGLRSLLGRVSPLVLTALIVGLPVAVAAAATWAALLAHRRVVEAIAMSARSTDLQRSARDVLSAVTDAETGTRGYLVTENPQFLDAYGASAPRIPALLARLETVAGADERDHATEVRRLAESRMRLMEARLALARAGRFAEARAAVADGEGKRVMDRLRAAVARVDADQSTLQVARSDALRRALRAQSLTLWTMLAVLGLTLLAGVRELLRRLHQHEQIVTMCAWSHTVHDGDAWISIEDYLHRHYGVTISHGISPEQFAIASRAIDAVRKQRQPTA, from the coding sequence ATGATTGGTCTTCGTTCGCTCCTCGGTCGCGTCTCTCCCCTCGTCCTGACCGCGCTGATCGTCGGGCTTCCGGTGGCCGTCGCGGCCGCTGCGACCTGGGCGGCACTGCTGGCGCATCGCCGGGTGGTCGAGGCGATCGCGATGTCGGCAAGATCGACGGACCTGCAGCGCAGCGCGCGCGACGTGCTGTCGGCGGTGACCGATGCCGAGACCGGCACGCGAGGCTACCTCGTCACCGAGAATCCGCAGTTCCTCGACGCCTACGGCGCATCGGCCCCGCGCATCCCGGCACTGCTCGCCAGGCTGGAGACGGTGGCCGGCGCCGACGAGCGGGACCACGCCACCGAGGTGCGCCGCCTCGCGGAGAGCCGGATGCGGCTGATGGAGGCGCGACTGGCCCTGGCCCGGGCGGGCCGGTTCGCCGAGGCGCGCGCTGCCGTCGCCGATGGCGAGGGCAAGCGCGTCATGGACCGGCTGCGGGCGGCCGTGGCGCGGGTCGATGCCGATCAATCGACCCTGCAGGTCGCGAGGTCGGACGCGCTACGCCGGGCCTTGCGCGCCCAGTCGCTGACGCTGTGGACGATGCTGGCGGTGCTCGGCCTGACGCTGCTGGCCGGCGTCCGCGAACTGCTCCGACGCCTCCACCAGCACGAGCAGATCGTCACCATGTGCGCCTGGTCACATACCGTGCACGACGGGGACGCGTGGATCTCCATCGAGGACTACCTCCACCGTCACTACGGCGTGACGATCTCGCACGGCATCTCGCCGGAGCAGTTCGCCATCGCATCGCGGGCGATCGACGCCGTGCGCAAGCAACGCCAGCCGACGGCCTGA
- a CDS encoding M3 family metallopeptidase, with translation MPLKPFLPAGLAALGLLTTAVPTPAQPATTAASNPLLQEWTGPYGGVPPWDKVDPALFKPAFLAAIDLQRKEIDAITSNPAPPSFANTIEALQRAGRALGRIDVLFGVMTNNRNAPEYQALDRELSPVFAAADDETTFNEKLFARVAAVQASMATAGLTPEQQRLTQRTYDGFVRQGAKLGAAQKKELSRINQDLASAFSDFATKVLADEDTWTTLDSEADLAGLPPALVSAYKAAAEERKLPGKWAVVNTRSSVDPFLTFSSRRDLREKVWKTFKSRGDNGNANDTNAVIARIVKLRAERAALLGYPTHAHWRMDDTMARDPQKAMDLMLRVWAPAVARVKEEVADMQAVAAKEGQAITIEPWDYLYYAEKVRKAKYALDTNELKPYFELNNVIAASYAMAEKLYGLTFTEITGTVPVFHPDVRVYEVKDKATGRHVGVYYRDDFARQYKRSGAWASGYRGQRTFDGPVTPITSNNNNFVKGAAGEPVLISLDDARTLFHEFGHALHGLLMNVTYPGLAGTPRDFVEFPSQVHENWVLTRDLLDTYFRHYKTRAPMPQALVDKVKNAAKFNQGYATVEYLASAIVDMRLHLLPGGVVDADAFERDTLTAIGAPKEVAMRHRLPQFNHLFTSDSYSAGYYSYLWSDVMASDAWAAFEEAGSPWDPAVAGKFKDIILATGNRIDRAEAYRQFRGREPDVNALLANRGFPTTAPAKR, from the coding sequence GTGCCACTGAAGCCTTTCCTGCCCGCCGGCCTCGCCGCGCTGGGCCTCCTGACGACCGCCGTGCCCACCCCCGCCCAGCCCGCCACCACCGCCGCCAGCAACCCGCTCCTGCAGGAGTGGACGGGCCCCTACGGCGGCGTGCCGCCCTGGGACAAGGTCGATCCGGCGCTGTTCAAGCCCGCCTTCCTGGCCGCCATCGACCTGCAGCGCAAGGAGATCGACGCGATCACGAGCAACCCGGCCCCACCCTCGTTCGCCAACACGATCGAGGCGCTGCAGCGCGCCGGGCGGGCCCTCGGGCGCATCGACGTGCTGTTCGGCGTGATGACCAACAACCGCAACGCTCCCGAGTACCAGGCGCTGGACCGCGAGCTGTCGCCGGTGTTCGCCGCTGCCGACGACGAGACCACCTTCAACGAGAAGCTGTTCGCGCGCGTCGCCGCCGTGCAGGCATCGATGGCCACGGCCGGCCTGACGCCGGAGCAGCAGCGCCTGACCCAGCGAACCTACGACGGCTTCGTGCGCCAGGGCGCGAAGCTGGGCGCCGCCCAGAAGAAGGAGCTCTCGCGGATCAACCAGGACCTGGCCAGCGCCTTTTCCGACTTCGCGACGAAGGTCCTCGCCGACGAGGACACCTGGACGACGCTCGACAGCGAGGCCGACCTCGCCGGACTGCCGCCCGCCCTCGTGTCCGCGTACAAGGCCGCCGCGGAGGAGCGCAAGCTGCCCGGCAAGTGGGCGGTCGTCAACACCCGTTCCTCGGTCGACCCGTTCCTGACCTTCTCCTCTCGCCGTGACCTGCGCGAGAAGGTGTGGAAGACCTTCAAGAGCCGCGGCGACAACGGCAACGCCAACGACACCAACGCGGTGATCGCCCGCATCGTCAAGCTGCGCGCCGAGCGCGCCGCGCTGCTCGGCTACCCCACCCATGCGCACTGGCGCATGGACGACACCATGGCCCGCGATCCGCAGAAGGCGATGGACCTCATGCTGCGCGTGTGGGCCCCGGCCGTGGCCCGCGTCAAGGAGGAGGTCGCCGACATGCAGGCGGTCGCCGCCAAGGAGGGCCAGGCGATCACCATCGAGCCCTGGGACTACCTGTACTACGCCGAGAAGGTGCGCAAGGCGAAGTACGCGCTCGACACCAACGAACTGAAGCCCTACTTCGAGCTGAACAACGTCATCGCGGCGTCGTACGCGATGGCCGAAAAGCTGTACGGCCTGACGTTCACCGAGATCACCGGCACCGTGCCCGTGTTCCATCCCGACGTGCGCGTGTACGAGGTCAAGGACAAGGCCACCGGCAGGCACGTCGGCGTCTACTACCGCGACGACTTCGCGCGCCAGTACAAGCGTTCCGGCGCGTGGGCGTCGGGCTACCGGGGGCAGCGCACCTTCGACGGCCCGGTCACCCCGATCACGTCCAACAACAACAACTTCGTCAAGGGCGCCGCCGGTGAACCGGTGCTCATCAGCCTCGACGACGCCAGGACGCTGTTCCACGAGTTCGGGCATGCCCTGCACGGGCTGTTGATGAACGTGACGTACCCGGGCCTGGCGGGCACGCCGCGCGACTTCGTGGAGTTCCCCAGCCAGGTGCACGAGAACTGGGTGCTCACGCGCGACCTGCTCGACACCTACTTCCGTCACTACAAGACCAGGGCCCCGATGCCGCAGGCACTGGTCGACAAGGTGAAGAACGCCGCGAAGTTCAACCAGGGCTACGCCACCGTCGAGTACCTCGCCTCGGCCATCGTCGACATGCGCCTGCACCTGCTGCCGGGGGGCGTCGTCGACGCGGACGCCTTCGAACGCGACACGCTGACGGCGATCGGCGCCCCGAAGGAAGTGGCCATGCGGCACCGCCTGCCGCAGTTCAACCACCTGTTCACCTCCGACTCGTACTCGGCGGGCTACTACAGCTACCTGTGGTCGGACGTGATGGCCTCCGACGCGTGGGCGGCGTTCGAGGAAGCGGGAAGTCCGTGGGATCCCGCCGTGGCAGGCAAGTTCAAGGACATCATCCTGGCGACCGGCAACCGCATCGACCGGGCGGAGGCGTACCGCCAGTTCCGCGGTCGTGAACCGGACGTCAACGCGCTGCTGGCCAACCGTGGCTTCCCGACGACCGCGCCCGCCAAGCGGTAA
- a CDS encoding c-type cytochrome, with protein MSRGLASVAALVWLGVSATVAAQAPQAPPPGGPQGGPPGGRPPMNFPTPKNLQVLPKEMDGRAVAGVMRGFTQALGVRCVYCHVPGANEQDLGTYDFASDEKANKKEARSMLKFTMALNRDFPTDVGDPPAEGERRVTCWTCHRGEKEPQTRRPEQPGGPGAPGAPGGPGGALPPGQPGPPPRPPAI; from the coding sequence ATGTCCCGAGGCCTCGCCTCAGTCGCCGCCCTCGTGTGGCTCGGCGTGTCGGCCACCGTCGCCGCCCAGGCTCCCCAGGCCCCTCCGCCGGGCGGTCCCCAGGGCGGCCCGCCGGGCGGCCGCCCTCCCATGAACTTCCCCACGCCGAAGAACCTCCAGGTGCTCCCCAAGGAGATGGACGGGCGCGCGGTGGCCGGCGTGATGCGCGGCTTCACGCAGGCACTCGGCGTGCGCTGCGTGTACTGCCACGTCCCGGGCGCCAACGAGCAGGACCTCGGCACCTACGACTTCGCCAGCGACGAGAAGGCGAACAAGAAGGAGGCGCGGTCGATGCTGAAGTTCACCATGGCACTCAATCGCGACTTCCCCACCGACGTCGGTGATCCGCCGGCCGAGGGCGAGCGGCGCGTGACCTGCTGGACGTGCCATCGCGGCGAGAAGGAACCGCAGACGCGTCGGCCGGAGCAGCCTGGTGGTCCGGGCGCCCCGGGTGCGCCGGGCGGCCCTGGCGGGGCGCTGCCGCCGGGTCAGCCGGGACCGCCACCGCGGCCGCCGGCCATCTAG
- a CDS encoding c-type cytochrome has product MRRFVSLAALLLCGTVVMVAGQAQPPAPAAPQAPAPAGGPPADWLPPTPKNLKLLPKDTDPKQLMEIMRGFNAAMGVRCVYCHVAGPDPNDMSAYNFESDRKEHKEATRAMMKYTDAVNQAFPKEVGEAPKPGESYVTCYTCHQGQRHPPVKAKAPATPGAPAAPPRP; this is encoded by the coding sequence ATGCGCCGTTTCGTGTCCCTCGCCGCGCTCCTGCTCTGCGGCACCGTCGTCATGGTGGCGGGCCAGGCGCAGCCTCCGGCCCCTGCCGCTCCACAGGCACCCGCGCCGGCGGGCGGCCCACCTGCCGACTGGCTGCCGCCGACACCGAAGAACCTCAAGCTCCTGCCCAAGGACACCGACCCGAAGCAGCTCATGGAGATCATGCGCGGCTTCAATGCGGCGATGGGCGTGCGCTGTGTCTACTGCCACGTCGCCGGCCCCGATCCGAACGACATGAGCGCGTACAACTTCGAGAGTGATCGCAAGGAGCACAAGGAAGCCACGCGGGCGATGATGAAGTACACCGACGCGGTGAACCAGGCGTTCCCGAAGGAGGTCGGCGAGGCTCCCAAGCCGGGCGAATCGTACGTGACGTGCTACACGTGCCACCAGGGCCAGCGGCACCCGCCCGTCAAGGCCAAGGCGCCGGCGACCCCCGGCGCGCCTGCCGCTCCGCCTCGGCCGTAG